One stretch of Rhizobium rhizoryzae DNA includes these proteins:
- a CDS encoding Crp/Fnr family transcriptional regulator, whose amino-acid sequence MSEYSHQPLRNRLLDLLPSQELDLIKPFLEPVVMQKGHVIVHTDAVVDYIYFPFSGIGSVVTISPEGHQAEAGMFGREGFAPTTAAVGGTISIHEVLMQVGGEGVRISSLRLGELLPICPVFSNLLARFIHAFSSQISFTALSNAVHSVDERLARWLLMCHDRVDGNEISLTHEFISLMLAVRRPSVTTALHILEGQKLIRAERGRISVRDRNALERFAGDAYGKPEQEYRRLIGELPSKRDMAI is encoded by the coding sequence ATGTCCGAATATTCGCATCAGCCGCTACGCAATCGTTTGCTCGACCTTCTCCCGAGCCAGGAACTCGATCTTATAAAGCCGTTCCTTGAGCCAGTCGTGATGCAAAAAGGTCATGTGATTGTGCACACGGATGCTGTGGTCGATTACATCTATTTTCCCTTTTCGGGTATCGGATCGGTTGTGACCATTTCACCTGAGGGTCATCAGGCTGAAGCTGGAATGTTTGGTCGTGAAGGTTTTGCACCAACAACGGCTGCGGTTGGCGGGACAATCAGTATCCACGAAGTACTCATGCAGGTAGGCGGTGAAGGTGTCCGCATCTCTTCGCTCCGGCTCGGGGAATTACTGCCGATCTGCCCGGTCTTTTCCAACCTGCTCGCGCGTTTCATCCACGCCTTCAGCTCGCAGATTTCATTCACGGCTCTTTCGAACGCGGTTCATAGCGTTGATGAGCGGCTGGCACGATGGCTGCTCATGTGCCACGACAGGGTCGATGGGAACGAAATCTCCCTTACACACGAATTCATATCCCTGATGTTGGCCGTCAGGAGACCGAGCGTCACGACCGCTCTCCACATTCTGGAAGGACAGAAACTGATCCGCGCAGAGCGCGGCCGAATATCGGTGCGAGATCGCAATGCACTCGAGCGCTTTGCCGGTGACGCTTACGGAAAGCCCGAACAGGAATATCGGCGTCTCATCGGAGAGCTACCCAGCAAGAGAGATATGGCAATCTGA